The following proteins come from a genomic window of Candidatus Woesearchaeota archaeon:
- a CDS encoding AbrB/MazE/SpoVT family DNA-binding domain-containing protein, producing MENIEITSVSSRGQVVIPQSLRDKLKIHEGEKFIVIGEDNTIVLKKLEMPSFNGIDKLLKKTREFAKKKGVKETDVEEAIREVRKK from the coding sequence ATGGAAAATATCGAAATAACAAGTGTGAGCTCAAGAGGGCAGGTAGTCATCCCACAAAGTTTAAGGGATAAGCTTAAGATACACGAAGGAGAGAAGTTTATAGTAATCGGGGAAGACAACACCATTGTTCTCAAAAAGCTGGAGATGCCTTCTTTTAACGGAATAGATAAACTACTTAAAAAAACAAGAGAGTTTGCAAAAAAGAAAGGCGTAAAAGAAACAGATGTAGAAGAAGCCATAAGAGAAGTTAGAAAAAAATGA
- the fba gene encoding class II fructose-1,6-bisphosphate aldolase produces the protein MKSLLDKANKGKYAVGAFNINNLEIIQAIVAAAVKLNAPVILQTSESAIAYAGVENLVALVRTFASLNKIPIALHLDHGKNPDVIKKAINSGYTSVMIDASDKDFDENIKLTKQVVSWAKKKVTVEAELGTLGGKEDYVSGKVQFTDPDKALEFIKKTKIDALAVAIGTSHGAYKFKGNAELDIARLKEIKNKVKIPLVLHGASGVPQWIVDKANQYGAKIENAEGVPDEQIRLAIKNGINKINTDTDIRLSFTAAIREFFAKNPSEFDPRKILAPAKQLMQQVVEQRIKTFGSGGKA, from the coding sequence ATGAAAAGCCTTCTGGATAAGGCAAACAAGGGGAAATACGCAGTCGGAGCCTTCAATATAAACAATCTGGAGATAATACAGGCGATTGTAGCTGCTGCAGTAAAGCTGAATGCCCCGGTTATTCTCCAGACATCAGAATCAGCGATTGCATATGCCGGAGTGGAGAATCTTGTTGCCTTAGTTAGGACTTTTGCAAGCTTAAACAAAATCCCTATTGCATTACACTTAGATCACGGAAAGAATCCGGATGTCATAAAGAAAGCCATCAATTCAGGCTACACTTCTGTTATGATAGACGCTTCTGACAAAGACTTCGATGAAAATATTAAGCTCACAAAGCAGGTTGTAAGCTGGGCAAAGAAGAAAGTTACAGTTGAAGCTGAGCTTGGAACTTTGGGCGGCAAAGAAGACTATGTTTCTGGAAAAGTTCAGTTTACTGATCCTGATAAAGCTTTAGAATTCATAAAGAAAACAAAAATAGATGCGCTGGCAGTCGCAATCGGCACATCGCATGGAGCGTATAAGTTCAAAGGAAATGCAGAGCTTGATATTGCCAGATTAAAGGAAATAAAAAACAAAGTAAAGATTCCCCTTGTCCTTCACGGCGCTTCCGGCGTTCCGCAATGGATCGTTGACAAGGCAAACCAATACGGCGCAAAGATTGAAAATGCAGAAGGCGTTCCTGATGAGCAGATAAGACTTGCCATAAAGAACGGAATAAACAAGATAAACACAGATACTGATATTAGGCTGTCTTTTACAGCCGCGATAAGGGAATTTTTTGCTAAAAATCCCTCTGAATTCGATCCAAGAAAAATCCTTGCGCCTGCAAAGCAATTGATGCAGCAGGTTGTTGAGCAGAGAATAAAAACATTTGGAAGCGGGGGAAAGGCGTAA
- the rpiB gene encoding ribose 5-phosphate isomerase B: protein MLFIGADHAGFKLKEFIKNYFIKEGISFADVGALKEVPADDYPDFALKLSKAVAKNKGSQGILICGTGVGMCIAANKVKGIKAANVYDEYTAKFSRLHNDANVICLRGWEVDFKRSLESLKIWLNTKFDGDKRLVRRINKIKRIENTKQNG from the coding sequence ATGCTGTTCATAGGAGCTGATCATGCCGGGTTTAAATTGAAGGAATTCATCAAAAACTATTTTATAAAAGAAGGAATCAGTTTTGCTGATGTTGGTGCTTTAAAAGAAGTTCCTGCTGATGATTATCCGGATTTTGCATTAAAGCTGTCAAAAGCTGTTGCCAAAAATAAGGGCAGCCAAGGTATCCTGATCTGCGGCACCGGAGTCGGGATGTGCATTGCAGCAAACAAAGTTAAGGGAATAAAGGCAGCCAATGTTTATGACGAATATACCGCGAAGTTTTCAAGGCTGCATAACGATGCAAATGTAATATGCTTAAGGGGATGGGAGGTTGATTTTAAAAGATCATTGGAATCATTGAAGATATGGCTGAATACAAAATTTGATGGCGACAAAAGGCTTGTGAGAAGAATAAATAAAATAAAACGAATTGAGAATACAAAACAAAATGGCTGA
- a CDS encoding ribulose-phosphate 3-epimerase yields the protein MAEIYASILSLRKQDVERKLKKVLKKIKGVHVDIMDGKFVPNTTLFNPAFVNSLQLPLFKDVHLMVKSPEKHIKYYIAAGANTIDVHAESTRYILRIIKEIKGSNVKAAIVLNPETKIEKIKKYIPMVDEVLVMTVHPGFAGQKLITSVIPKIKKLKQIREKEKLNFRIKVDGGIKSTHIKMLEKAGADILVMGSALFGK from the coding sequence ATGGCTGAGATATACGCTTCAATATTGTCGTTAAGGAAACAGGATGTAGAGAGAAAGCTGAAAAAAGTACTTAAAAAAATAAAGGGCGTGCATGTCGATATAATGGACGGCAAGTTTGTTCCCAACACCACTTTATTTAATCCTGCTTTTGTAAATTCATTGCAATTGCCTTTATTCAAGGATGTCCATCTGATGGTAAAAAGCCCTGAAAAGCACATAAAGTATTATATTGCAGCTGGCGCAAATACAATTGACGTGCATGCCGAGTCAACAAGATATATTCTAAGGATAATAAAGGAAATAAAGGGCAGCAATGTCAAGGCAGCGATTGTGCTTAACCCGGAGACAAAGATTGAGAAGATCAAAAAATACATTCCAATGGTTGACGAAGTCCTTGTGATGACTGTGCATCCTGGATTTGCAGGCCAGAAGCTAATAACTTCAGTGATCCCAAAAATAAAGAAACTAAAGCAGATCAGGGAAAAGGAAAAACTGAATTTCAGAATAAAGGTTGACGGCGGCATTAAGAGCACTCATATAAAGATGCTTGAAAAAGCAGGTGCAGACATTCTTGTGATGGGAAGCGCATTGTTTGGGAAATAA
- the dinD gene encoding DNA damage-inducible protein D, with protein MKREIIQKLQKSFEDYAQKADGIEFWFARDLQMLLDYDDWRNFVNVLEKAKIACKNSGQEIPDHFVEVTKKVKIGSEAEREIDDIMLTRYACYLIAQNGDPRKEQIAFAQSYFAVQTRKQELIEERIALVERLTARQKLVASETELSKLIYERGVDDDGFARIRSKGDEALFGGFTTSQMKNKLKIHPSRPLADFLPTITITAKNLAAEITNFNVKKDDLKGETDITVEHIKNNADVRNLLAKSDISPEKLPPEEDIKKLERKVKKDEKLIGKLSKRMPRRAES; from the coding sequence ATGAAAAGAGAGATTATCCAAAAACTGCAAAAATCTTTCGAGGATTATGCTCAAAAAGCAGATGGCATCGAATTCTGGTTTGCGCGCGACTTGCAGATGTTGCTGGATTATGATGATTGGAGAAACTTTGTGAATGTGTTGGAAAAGGCAAAAATAGCCTGCAAAAACTCTGGTCAAGAAATCCCAGACCATTTCGTTGAGGTCACCAAAAAGGTCAAGATAGGCTCCGAAGCAGAAAGGGAAATAGACGATATCATGCTCACCAGATATGCCTGCTATCTTATTGCGCAGAACGGTGATCCCAGAAAAGAGCAGATTGCATTTGCGCAAAGCTATTTTGCAGTACAAACCAGAAAGCAGGAATTAATTGAAGAAAGAATCGCATTGGTTGAAAGGTTGACTGCAAGGCAAAAATTAGTCGCATCAGAAACCGAATTGTCAAAATTGATTTATGAAAGAGGAGTGGATGACGATGGTTTTGCAAGGATAAGAAGCAAAGGGGATGAGGCCTTATTTGGAGGGTTTACTACCTCTCAGATGAAAAATAAGCTTAAAATACATCCGAGCAGGCCATTAGCGGATTTCCTCCCCACTATCACTATAACTGCAAAAAATCTTGCTGCAGAGATTACTAATTTTAATGTTAAGAAAGATGACCTGAAAGGAGAAACAGATATAACTGTCGAGCACATAAAGAATAATGCTGATGTAAGGAACCTTCTTGCGAAGAGTGATATCAGTCCCGAAAAACTTCCGCCTGAAGAAGACATCAAAAAGCTAGAAAGGAAAGTTAAAAAAGATGAAAAATTGATTGGGAAATTATCAAAAAGGATGCCGAGAAGGGCAGAATCATAG
- a CDS encoding transketolase, whose translation MQKTTDIEELKKISNEIRSDVIKMVANAASGHAGGPLGLADIFAVLYFNVLNHDPKNPMWKDRDRLILSNGHVCAVRYAAMAESGYFKKDELMTFRKLHTRLQGHPSRLDFPEMESSTGSLAQGLSVAIGMALAAKLDKKEYRIYCSLGDGECEEGQIWEAAMAASHYKLDNLIAFVDRNYLQISGDTEDIIGLDPLHEKFKAFGWNVLNANGHELEQIMNAFEEAKKTKEKPTVIIFRTMMGKGVSFMENKHEWHGKPPTKEQAEIALKELSKNEKI comes from the coding sequence ATGCAAAAAACAACAGATATTGAAGAATTAAAAAAAATTTCAAATGAAATAAGAAGCGATGTGATTAAAATGGTCGCCAATGCTGCTTCAGGCCATGCTGGCGGCCCTCTCGGATTGGCAGATATATTTGCTGTTTTATATTTTAATGTTCTCAACCATGATCCAAAAAATCCGATGTGGAAAGACAGAGACAGATTAATCCTTTCAAACGGTCATGTCTGCGCTGTCAGATACGCTGCAATGGCAGAATCAGGTTATTTTAAAAAAGATGAATTGATGACTTTCAGAAAGCTTCATACAAGGCTGCAGGGTCATCCATCAAGGCTAGATTTCCCGGAAATGGAGTCAAGCACAGGCTCGCTCGCTCAAGGACTATCAGTTGCAATAGGAATGGCTTTGGCTGCAAAGCTTGACAAGAAAGAATACAGGATTTATTGCAGCTTAGGAGACGGCGAATGCGAGGAAGGCCAGATATGGGAAGCTGCAATGGCTGCATCGCATTACAAGCTTGACAATCTTATTGCTTTTGTTGACAGGAATTATCTGCAGATAAGCGGCGATACAGAAGATATTATTGGCTTGGATCCTCTGCATGAAAAATTCAAAGCATTTGGCTGGAATGTGCTGAATGCAAACGGCCATGAGCTTGAGCAGATAATGAATGCATTTGAAGAGGCGAAAAAAACAAAAGAAAAGCCAACTGTTATCATTTTCAGAACCATGATGGGCAAAGGCGTTTCTTTCATGGAAAACAAGCATGAATGGCACGGAAAGCCTCCGACAAAAGAGCAGGCTGAAATCGCATTAAAGGAATTGAGCAAAAATGAAAAAATATAA
- a CDS encoding HD domain-containing protein yields MKDITKFFFELGQLKKVKRSGWWLAGIKDPESVAEHSFRAAIIARILAEMENADANKVTAMVLFHDVPEARINDLHKVGARYINFGKAEEAALKEQAEKLPKKIADEMLSLYYEMEQQKTKEAIIAKDADLLECAIQAKEYLEQNYKDCENWIHNVGKQLKTRSAKKVFGLMKKTNANSWWYGLKHIGPLIKHKPK; encoded by the coding sequence ATGAAGGACATTACAAAATTTTTCTTTGAATTAGGGCAGCTGAAAAAAGTAAAGAGAAGCGGATGGTGGCTTGCCGGGATCAAAGATCCGGAATCAGTTGCAGAGCATAGCTTTAGAGCAGCAATTATTGCAAGGATTCTGGCAGAAATGGAAAATGCAGATGCAAATAAAGTTACAGCAATGGTTTTGTTCCATGATGTTCCTGAAGCAAGGATCAATGATCTTCACAAAGTCGGCGCAAGGTACATAAACTTCGGAAAAGCAGAAGAAGCAGCATTGAAAGAGCAGGCTGAAAAGCTGCCGAAAAAGATTGCAGATGAAATGCTGAGCTTGTACTATGAAATGGAGCAGCAAAAGACAAAAGAAGCAATCATCGCGAAAGATGCTGATCTGCTTGAATGCGCAATACAGGCAAAAGAATATTTGGAGCAGAACTATAAGGACTGCGAAAACTGGATCCATAATGTTGGAAAACAGCTTAAGACAAGATCAGCTAAAAAAGTATTTGGGCTGATGAAGAAAACAAACGCCAACAGCTGGTGGTATGGGTTAAAGCATATAGGGCCGCTGATCAAGCACAAGCCAAAATAA
- a CDS encoding transketolase family protein has protein sequence MNLNLDFENCEKKATRDGYGAGIIELAEKNKNVVALTADLTESVRLEKFKEKFPDRFFQIGIAEQNMVGIAAGLALSGKIPFASTFAVFCPGRSYDQVRLSVAYSRANVKIASTHAGVTVGEDGASHQMLEDIALTRVLPNMTVIVPCDAEEARKAVHEAAKLNGPVYLRFGREKYPVITTNKTPFKIGKAEIFKDGKDVAIIACGVCVIEAMKAAVELEKEKISAMVVNCHTIKPLDKNTIINAAKKTKAVVTVEEHEVNGGLGSAVAELLSQECPVKMKIIGVQDKFGESGKAAELMEFHGLTSKNIIKGVKEIVRKK, from the coding sequence ATGAACCTTAACCTGGATTTTGAAAACTGCGAAAAGAAAGCAACAAGAGACGGCTATGGCGCTGGCATAATTGAGCTTGCAGAAAAAAACAAGAATGTTGTTGCACTTACTGCTGATCTCACAGAAAGCGTAAGATTGGAAAAATTCAAGGAAAAGTTTCCAGACAGGTTCTTCCAGATAGGAATTGCAGAGCAGAACATGGTCGGAATTGCAGCAGGTCTTGCTTTGTCAGGCAAGATCCCTTTTGCTTCGACCTTTGCAGTATTCTGCCCAGGAAGAAGCTATGACCAGGTAAGATTGAGTGTTGCTTACAGCAGAGCCAATGTGAAGATAGCATCAACGCATGCCGGCGTTACAGTCGGAGAAGATGGAGCTTCACATCAAATGCTTGAAGATATTGCTTTAACCAGAGTTCTGCCGAACATGACTGTTATTGTGCCCTGCGATGCAGAAGAAGCAAGAAAAGCAGTTCATGAAGCAGCAAAATTAAATGGCCCGGTTTATCTGAGATTTGGAAGGGAAAAATACCCTGTGATCACAACAAATAAAACTCCATTTAAAATAGGAAAAGCTGAAATCTTCAAAGACGGAAAAGATGTTGCAATTATCGCATGCGGTGTCTGTGTTATAGAAGCGATGAAAGCTGCTGTTGAGCTTGAAAAGGAAAAGATAAGCGCAATGGTTGTCAACTGCCACACAATAAAGCCATTGGATAAAAATACAATAATAAATGCCGCCAAAAAAACAAAAGCAGTTGTGACAGTTGAAGAGCATGAAGTTAATGGCGGATTGGGGAGCGCAGTAGCTGAATTATTGAGCCAGGAATGTCCTGTAAAAATGAAGATCATCGGAGTTCAGGACAAATTCGGGGAGAGCGGGAAAGCAGCTGAACTGATGGAATTCCATGGATTGACGAGCAAGAATATAATAAAAGGAGTTAAAGAAATAGTTAGGAAAAAATAA
- a CDS encoding glutaredoxin domain-containing protein, which translates to MATVKVYSTKMCPWCIKAKQFLAENKIKYADIDVSGDQKSAQEMINKSGQMGVPVLDIDGQIIVGFDIQAIKKALKLK; encoded by the coding sequence ATGGCAACTGTAAAAGTTTATAGCACAAAGATGTGCCCCTGGTGCATTAAGGCAAAGCAATTTTTAGCTGAAAATAAGATCAAGTACGCAGACATTGATGTTTCTGGCGATCAAAAATCAGCTCAGGAGATGATCAACAAAAGCGGCCAGATGGGAGTTCCGGTTCTTGATATTGATGGGCAAATAATAGTGGGTTTTGATATTCAGGCAATAAAGAAGGCTTTGAAGCTGAAGTAA
- a CDS encoding Fe-Mn family superoxide dismutase, whose translation MEVKPLKYKQLNGISEKQLSEHHDVLYAGYVKKIQEIRQKLESADKESANATFSDFRALKIEESFALNGVRLHELYFDNLGGDGKAKGDILKLIEADFGSFESWQKEFAACGMSARGWVVLTYDWEERKLRNYVCDLHNQGGIWGASPLLVLDMYEHAYFIDFATAKKKYIEAFMNNVDWDEVDNKIKQHRMMEHRNRTSP comes from the coding sequence ATGGAAGTAAAACCGTTAAAATACAAGCAGCTGAATGGGATTTCAGAAAAGCAGTTATCTGAGCACCATGATGTTTTGTACGCAGGCTATGTAAAGAAAATTCAGGAAATAAGGCAGAAGCTTGAATCTGCTGACAAAGAAAGCGCAAATGCAACATTCTCTGATTTCAGGGCATTGAAAATTGAGGAAAGCTTTGCATTGAACGGCGTAAGGCTGCACGAATTGTATTTTGACAATTTAGGGGGAGACGGAAAAGCCAAAGGCGATATTTTGAAGCTGATAGAAGCAGATTTTGGAAGCTTTGAAAGCTGGCAGAAAGAATTTGCTGCATGCGGAATGTCAGCAAGAGGTTGGGTTGTCCTGACTTATGACTGGGAAGAAAGAAAGCTCAGGAATTATGTATGTGATCTCCACAACCAGGGCGGAATATGGGGAGCTTCTCCCTTGCTTGTTTTGGACATGTATGAGCATGCTTACTTTATTGACTTTGCAACTGCCAAGAAGAAATACATTGAAGCATTCATGAATAATGTTGACTGGGATGAAGTTGATAATAAGATCAAGCAGCATAGAATGATGGAGCATAGAAACAGAACGTCACCCTAG
- a CDS encoding ArsR family transcriptional regulator: MTGTAISKSKCYLFFETLGTKLKLDIIEKLRDSPLSVNGLSKQLAQERSKVSHALLSLYECGFVDVKKEGKSRIYSLNKETILPLLSLIEKHVKKYCKVCRKLK; encoded by the coding sequence ATGACTGGCACTGCAATAAGCAAAAGCAAATGCTATCTGTTCTTTGAAACACTTGGAACAAAGTTGAAGCTGGATATAATTGAAAAGCTAAGAGACAGTCCGTTAAGCGTGAATGGCCTGTCAAAACAGCTTGCTCAGGAAAGGAGCAAAGTGTCCCACGCATTGCTATCTTTGTATGAATGCGGCTTTGTGGATGTGAAGAAAGAAGGCAAAAGCAGGATTTATTCTCTGAACAAGGAAACAATTCTTCCTCTTTTGAGTTTGATTGAAAAGCATGTTAAAAAATACTGCAAAGTCTGCAGGAAACTAAAATGA
- a CDS encoding DUF438 domain-containing protein, which translates to MKETIKNLDLRNMPPFERHEKIFEMWDALKEGETLKITNDHDPKPLHYQFEAEFNGKYEWQYEKQGPKDWIVKIKKTEKIRKENSKKDEIKALLKQLHSGADLKTLRKKGKDIFKNISPTDLALIEQEIIKEGTTRDEMRKLCDVHLEIMKDDLEKTNMKLKPGHPIHTLTEEHKIILEFIDKLEHTVDSLSSAKDFSKVKEELEMLKHIAEHLVEADKHHQREEDVLFPMLEKYGVTEPPAIMREEHVDLKARKKALNEIAKKHKMPYSDFVKKVKELAAFITENLPNHIYKEDNILYPMAIKVIPESKWPKIKQGCDRIGYCCFTPEH; encoded by the coding sequence ATGAAAGAAACTATTAAAAATCTGGATCTGAGAAACATGCCGCCTTTTGAAAGGCATGAAAAGATATTTGAGATGTGGGATGCATTAAAAGAAGGCGAAACTCTTAAGATAACCAATGACCATGACCCTAAGCCGCTGCATTACCAGTTTGAAGCGGAATTCAATGGAAAATATGAATGGCAGTATGAAAAGCAGGGCCCAAAAGACTGGATTGTTAAGATTAAAAAAACAGAAAAGATCAGAAAAGAAAATTCAAAGAAAGATGAAATAAAAGCGCTATTAAAACAGCTTCATTCCGGAGCTGATCTCAAAACCTTGAGGAAAAAGGGAAAAGACATTTTCAAAAACATTTCTCCGACAGACCTTGCATTGATAGAGCAGGAGATAATTAAGGAAGGCACAACAAGAGATGAGATGAGAAAGCTCTGCGATGTCCATCTTGAAATAATGAAAGATGACCTTGAAAAAACCAATATGAAGCTGAAGCCAGGCCATCCAATACATACATTGACAGAAGAGCATAAAATAATCCTCGAATTCATCGATAAATTGGAGCACACAGTTGATTCTTTGAGTTCAGCAAAAGATTTCAGCAAGGTAAAAGAAGAGCTTGAAATGCTTAAGCACATTGCAGAGCATCTTGTTGAGGCTGACAAGCACCATCAGCGGGAGGAAGATGTTCTCTTTCCAATGCTTGAAAAATACGGCGTTACAGAGCCGCCTGCAATAATGAGAGAAGAGCATGTTGATCTGAAGGCAAGGAAAAAGGCATTGAATGAAATTGCAAAAAAGCACAAGATGCCATATTCTGATTTTGTAAAAAAGGTAAAAGAGCTTGCAGCTTTTATAACTGAAAACCTTCCAAATCACATATACAAAGAAGACAACATACTCTATCCGATGGCAATTAAGGTTATTCCTGAAAGCAAATGGCCAAAGATAAAGCAAGGGTGCGACAGAATAGGCTACTGCTGCTTTACGCCGGAGCATTAG
- a CDS encoding hemerythrin domain-containing protein — MTNKSPTDMSKTTHHKGLACRYCPPHQVVFEHTKIPHIDVVYRVNRHSQNGGIFSVLRAEHDVVLGLLDKLEENFGKKDLKSSEKNIAILEKEFNKHSLNKEEKALFPEIEKFMPREGGPTGMMVIEHEDLVKSIKNCKDAVKAGDFNKLDYNGSHIINLLRQHIDKENNMLFMMADMHLDEKQKKAISEKFKKFD, encoded by the coding sequence ATGACAAACAAAAGCCCAACAGACATGTCAAAAACCACCCATCACAAAGGGTTGGCATGTCGCTATTGTCCGCCGCATCAGGTGGTTTTTGAGCACACCAAAATTCCACATATTGATGTGGTTTACAGAGTAAACCGCCATTCACAGAATGGTGGAATTTTCAGTGTTTTAAGAGCAGAGCATGATGTAGTTTTAGGCCTGCTGGACAAATTAGAGGAAAACTTTGGGAAGAAAGATTTAAAATCTTCTGAAAAGAACATTGCAATATTGGAAAAAGAGTTCAACAAGCACTCTTTAAACAAAGAGGAAAAGGCACTATTCCCTGAAATCGAGAAATTCATGCCAAGGGAAGGCGGGCCTACTGGGATGATGGTCATTGAGCATGAAGACCTGGTCAAGTCTATAAAAAACTGCAAAGATGCAGTAAAAGCCGGGGATTTTAATAAATTAGATTACAACGGAAGCCATATTATCAATCTTCTGCGGCAGCACATAGACAAGGAGAACAATATGCTCTTTATGATGGCCGACATGCATCTTGATGAAAAGCAGAAAAAGGCAATATCTGAGAAATTCAAGAAGTTTGATTAA
- a CDS encoding bifunctional phosphoglucose/phosphomannose isomerase yields the protein MEDIDKEDMKSVIEDFVAQVKEAIRLASNVRVVGEVDHIIVCGMGGSAIAGDILKCYLADTKVNINVNRDYSLPPSANNKTLVIASSYSGNTEETISAFRNALRIGSKIVAITSGGKLETLCRTSNIPFVKIPAKMQPRNAMPYSFFAMLTILTNSKLIPNRFSEVQELVNSINMAALKEKGEELALKLKDKIPLIYSSERYRAIGIRWKQDFNENSKVHAFANVFPELDHNELVGFANLKGEYYVVIIEDEDDYKRVKDRIRITKELIKSKKVGITEMVMKGNNLLLKMFTAVIIGDWASYYLALEYGIDPTPVNVIQDLKQRLGE from the coding sequence ATGGAAGATATTGATAAAGAGGATATGAAGAGTGTGATAGAAGACTTTGTAGCGCAGGTTAAAGAGGCCATCAGATTAGCCAGTAATGTAAGAGTTGTTGGTGAGGTTGATCATATTATAGTATGCGGCATGGGCGGCTCTGCTATTGCAGGCGACATATTGAAGTGTTATCTTGCTGACACAAAAGTCAATATAAATGTAAACCGGGATTATTCTCTGCCGCCAAGCGCAAACAACAAGACTTTGGTTATTGCCTCTTCTTATTCAGGCAACACAGAAGAAACAATAAGCGCATTCAGGAATGCATTGAGAATCGGCTCAAAGATCGTTGCAATAACATCCGGCGGAAAGCTCGAAACATTATGCAGGACAAGCAACATTCCTTTTGTAAAGATCCCGGCTAAGATGCAGCCAAGGAATGCAATGCCTTACAGCTTCTTTGCAATGCTAACTATATTGACTAATTCAAAACTGATACCAAACAGATTTTCAGAAGTGCAAGAGCTCGTCAATTCTATAAACATGGCTGCATTGAAAGAAAAAGGCGAGGAACTGGCATTAAAGCTAAAAGACAAGATCCCCTTGATTTACAGCTCTGAAAGATACAGGGCAATAGGCATAAGATGGAAGCAGGACTTCAATGAAAACTCAAAAGTTCATGCGTTTGCAAATGTTTTTCCTGAATTAGACCATAACGAGCTTGTCGGCTTTGCAAACCTTAAAGGAGAATATTACGTTGTGATAATAGAGGATGAAGATGACTACAAAAGGGTGAAGGACAGGATAAGAATCACAAAAGAGCTTATAAAAAGCAAGAAAGTCGGCATAACAGAGATGGTCATGAAAGGCAACAATCTGCTGCTCAAGATGTTTACTGCTGTCATTATCGGAGACTGGGCTTCTTATTATCTTGCTCTGGAATATGGGATTGATCCAACTCCGGTGAATGTCATACAAGATTTAAAGCAGAGATTAGGGGAATAG
- a CDS encoding methyltransferase: protein MIVLSHYQAAELLNALNKELSEIDVSLDLGITESKVKIDKNSFILIKNDETEKITIDDVKKIIKDNKVCFLIKENKIIKIQFFSEKTNRFYKLFPTGIDIPPTVEISGIRMHVTKEYDPYKDAIKKIENIMPTKGKVLDTCTGLGYTAIMAAKNGADLVVSCEKDKNILEIQKYNPWSSELFSLKNIKIINNDMMKQIKKFSEQEFDRIVHDPPSLKIAGELYSLEFYKELYRVLKNRGIIYHYTGSPGEKKGIDVVSGVMKRMKEAGFRELKRVHYGVAGKK from the coding sequence ATGATAGTTTTATCGCATTACCAGGCAGCAGAGCTATTGAATGCATTAAATAAAGAATTAAGCGAAATTGATGTCTCTCTTGATTTAGGTATAACCGAAAGCAAGGTTAAAATTGACAAAAACAGTTTTATTTTAATTAAAAATGACGAAACAGAAAAAATAACTATTGATGATGTTAAAAAAATAATCAAGGACAACAAGGTCTGTTTTTTAATAAAAGAGAATAAAATCATAAAAATACAGTTCTTTTCAGAAAAAACCAATAGATTTTACAAGTTATTTCCGACCGGCATCGATATTCCGCCCACTGTTGAGATTTCTGGGATAAGGATGCATGTTACAAAGGAATATGATCCGTATAAAGACGCTATCAAGAAGATCGAAAACATAATGCCGACCAAGGGAAAAGTCCTTGATACATGCACCGGGCTAGGTTATACTGCGATAATGGCTGCAAAAAATGGAGCGGACTTAGTTGTCAGCTGTGAAAAGGATAAAAACATCCTTGAAATACAGAAATACAATCCATGGTCTAGCGAGTTATTTAGCTTGAAAAATATAAAAATTATAAATAATGACATGATGAAGCAAATTAAGAAGTTTTCAGAGCAGGAATTTGACAGGATTGTCCATGATCCGCCCAGCCTGAAGATTGCTGGAGAGCTTTATTCCTTGGAATTTTATAAAGAGCTTTACAGAGTGCTGAAGAACAGAGGAATTATTTATCATTATACAGGATCGCCAGGAGAAAAGAAAGGCATAGATGTTGTTTCCGGGGTTATGAAGAGAATGAAAGAAGCAGGGTTTAGAGAATTGAAAAGAGTGCATTACGGGGTTGCTGGAAAAAAATAG